The window CCTGTGGTGTGCAGGGGAAGGTGTCCACCCGCACGAGATGCGGTGTGAACGGAACGTTCGCCACCAATACGGTCAACGTAGAGTGCCTGGCCGCGGTCCAGCACGGCGAGGGTGATGTTTTCACCGGTCTCTTCATAGAGACGAGCAAGAGTGGGGAGGGCGCGGTGACGCAGCTGGTCGCTTACAGGAGCGAGCTGACCAATCGACCACACGCGCGTTCCGATGCGGTAACGACGGTCAGATCCGCGAACCAAGAAACCACCCGCAACCAACTCGGCAACAACACGGTGTGTGCTCGACATGGGAAGCAGGGACTTCTCAGACAGTTCCGACAGCGTCAGTGCGCGGCGGCGCTCATTGAAACAACCAAGAACGGCGATGCCGCGACCAATCGAGGAGATAGGTGCACCGGCAGTAGTACGTGCTGGACTCATGAAATATCTGCCCTTTCAGGCCTCAAGAAATAAGGTTCCAATGACCGGAACACTACTCCTCATTTATCTCGATATCAAGATAAATAGAAAAATCAGGAATTTCTTCC of the Aurantimicrobium photophilum genome contains:
- a CDS encoding IclR family transcriptional regulator, whose product is MSPARTTAGAPISSIGRGIAVLGCFNERRRALTLSELSEKSLLPMSSTHRVVAELVAGGFLVRGSDRRYRIGTRVWSIGQLAPVSDQLRHRALPTLARLYEETGENITLAVLDRGQALYVDRIGGERSVHTASRAGGHLPLHTTGVGKVLLAWQSPEAIEKYLSRPLSRTTPYSIVDPVKLKTELVETKTRGYAVARQESTAGNGSVAVPILRGGRCVAAVGVVAHLTHMDIPRLVEVLQQAADSIRKELEDDH